A stretch of DNA from Campylobacter concisus:
TGCCTTCAACCTTTGCAAAAATTTCATCAAATGCTTTTTTGGTTGGGTTGCTACCACGAGAATATGCAAATTCTTGAAAATTTTCAAGATCATCTTGCACAAACGTACTTGCTAAAAAAACAGGCGGAATGACAGCTTTATTTGGATTATTTTTAGCTTCAATGCCTTTTACGATCAAGGTGTCAAGTTTCATAAATTTCCTTTTAAAAATTTGTGAAATCTTACATAATAAAGATTAATCTTCCCCAAACCCACCCAAAACGTAGCTAAATCAGTAAGTGGTAGTAACATTTATTTTTAAGAATACATTTTTTAAATTGCTGGGATAAATTTAAACTTTTGCTCTATCCCCGCAAGCCTAATAAATTTTTCTTTTTACTCGCCTTTAACTACATTTTCACCATAAATTTTACTCTACAAGATCAACTTGCCAGTTTGCCTCTTGTAGCTTCATATCTAGCTCTCTGATCTCTTTGGATAACTCGTCTATTTGCTTTTGAAGCATGGCTACATCAACACTACTTAAAATTTTTATCTCGCTATTTGAGTAAAGATCGACCTTTTGGCTTGCGCTTTTGGCAAAATCCCTAAGCACGCTTGCTTTTTGGCTTAGCGTATCTTTTTTAGCGATCATTTCAGTTAGACTCACACCTTCAAATTTTGCACTTGAGTTTGTTAAATTTATAGCCAAGATCAGTCTAAATAGCTCATCGCTTAGCCTATCAAGCTCTTTTAAAAGAAGCTTTGGATCTTCGCTAGGTCTTTCATTTTCTTGCATTTTTGCATTATCGAGTAACCTACCTTTTAGCTGCTCTAAACGTTTTTGTGTATCGGCTCTTAAAATGAGAGCCTGAGCTAATTTCATCATTTTTCCTTTTGAAATATTAAATTGAGAGAAAATTTCAAATTATATTAGTATCTTTTGGGTTATAATTGATTTAAAATTTTATTTTAAGGAAAAGCTATGAAGTACGATTTTGATACGCTTATTAGTAGAGATGGCACTAACTCATCAAAATGGCGAATGAAAAACGATGTTTTGCCAATGTGGGTTGCTGATATGGATTTTAAGGCTGCACCTGAAATTTTAAATGCCCTACAAAAGCGTCTTGATAATGGTGTCTTTGGCTACTCATTTATCCCAAAAGAGTGGAACGAAGCGATTAAAGGCTGGTGGAAGAGGCGTCATGATGTTAGCTTTGAAAACGATTGGATGTGCTTTTGTACTGGCGTTATACCAGCGATTTCTACTGCGATTAGAAGATTTAGTAATCCAGGAGATCAAATTTTAGTTCAAGCTCCCGTCTATCACGTCTTTTTTAACTGCATCAAAAACAATGGACGTGAAATTTTATCAAACGACCTTGTTTATAAAAATGGCTCTTACGAGATCGACTTTGAAGACCTCGAAGCAAAGCTAGCGCAGCCGCTAACAACTATGATGCTTCTTTGTAATCCTCACAACCCAATAGGCAAAATTTGGGACAAAGAAACGCTTAAAAAGATAGGCGAGCTTTGCTATAAGCACGATGTTTTGGTTATCAGCGATGAGATCCACTGCGACATAACTGATCCTGGTCTAAGCTATGTTCCATTTATTAGTGTTAGCGAAGAGTGTAAAAATAACTCAATCACATGCATCTCACCTACAAAAGCTTTTAATATCGCAGGACTTCAAAGCTCAGCCATCGTCACACCAAATGAGCAGATACGTGCAAGAATAAATGCGGCTGTAAATTATGATGAGATAGGTGAAGCAAACGCATTTGCAATAACTGCGACAATAGCGGCATTTAACGATAGCCAAACATGGCTTGATGAGCTTAGGGAGTATCTTTTTGAAAACAAAAAAATCGTTATAAATTTCATAAAAGAGCAAAATTTGCCAGTAAAGCTTCTGCCTTCAAATGCAACTTATCTTTTATGGCTTGATTGTAGCGCGTTTTGCGAGGATTCAAGCGACTTTATGAATTTCTTGCGTGATAAAGCTGGACTTTGGCTAAATGACGGCAATGCTTACAGGGGAGATAGATTTTTTCTCCGTATGAA
This window harbors:
- a CDS encoding DIP1984 family protein, which codes for MKLAQALILRADTQKRLEQLKGRLLDNAKMQENERPSEDPKLLLKELDRLSDELFRLILAINLTNSSAKFEGVSLTEMIAKKDTLSQKASVLRDFAKSASQKVDLYSNSEIKILSSVDVAMLQKQIDELSKEIRELDMKLQEANWQVDLVE
- a CDS encoding MalY/PatB family protein is translated as MKYDFDTLISRDGTNSSKWRMKNDVLPMWVADMDFKAAPEILNALQKRLDNGVFGYSFIPKEWNEAIKGWWKRRHDVSFENDWMCFCTGVIPAISTAIRRFSNPGDQILVQAPVYHVFFNCIKNNGREILSNDLVYKNGSYEIDFEDLEAKLAQPLTTMMLLCNPHNPIGKIWDKETLKKIGELCYKHDVLVISDEIHCDITDPGLSYVPFISVSEECKNNSITCISPTKAFNIAGLQSSAIVTPNEQIRARINAAVNYDEIGEANAFAITATIAAFNDSQTWLDELREYLFENKKIVINFIKEQNLPVKLLPSNATYLLWLDCSAFCEDSSDFMNFLRDKAGLWLNDGNAYRGDRFFLRMNIATQRARVLEGLKRLQNGINLYTSKR